CTTCTCAGGCGCTCGGGGTCGTGCAGCCTGCGGCCGCCTGACACGAGTTCAAGGTAGCCGTGCTGCAGGTCAAACGACTTGGACAGCTTTTCGTTGCCTTCTTTTTCGTGGATGTAGAACGGCTTTAGTTTCAGTGGCCAGTCCATGATGAAATAGAATCCCCTGTGCATCTCGCCCAGCTTGCGGAGCGCCGCGTCCGACAGGTCGTCGCCAAACGAGAGCTTTTCACCTTCCTTGACCAGCTCGTCAAGGCACTGCTCGTACGTGAGCCTGTCTATCTTTTTGTTGCTGCCAAACGGGATCTCTTGTACGCCTGCCGCTGCAAGTTCTACCCTGTGGTTCTCGTTAAAGTCGCGGATCACGTTTCCCACCACCTTTTCCACAAGGTCCATCACATCCTCGTAGTCGAGAAACGCCGCCTCGACGTCGATGCTTGTAAACTCGGTCAGGTGCCTGACTGTGTGCGAGTTTTCAGCCCGGAAATAGGGGCCTATCTCAAAAACTCTGTCAAGACCCAGCGTTAACTGTTCCTTGTAAAGCTGCGGGCTCTGGGCCAGGTACGCCTTGCGCTTAAAGTAGTCAAACCCAAAGAGGTTTGCGCCTCCCTCACTTGCGCTCCCGATTATCTTGGGGGTGTTGACTTCGACAAAGCCCTCTCCTCTCAGGGTGTCCCTTACTACCTTGAGGCCCGCAGAGCGCAGGTGGAATATCGCTGCAGTTTTTGGGTTTCTCAGGTCAAGCGCCCTTGCGTCAAGCCTCTTGTCCGGAGCCGACTCTACCCTGCCCGTCGGGTCGATTGGAAGCGGGTGGACCGCTTTTGTAAGTATCGCAAACTCTGCTACCTTGACTTCTACCGGGAAATCCTTGGCCTTGCTCTTTTGCACGGTTCCGGCAATAATAACCGCGCTCTGCCGCGGAGCCTGCACGGCCGCCTGCACGTTGTCGCCTGTCACTATCGCCTGGCAGGCGCCGGTGACGTCACGGATCGTCACAAACGCGAGCTTGCCAATGTCGCGCACGTCCTCTATCCAGCCTCCTATCCTCACCTGCTTGCCTACTAGGTCCTCGCCAAGCTGGCGTGCGTAATGCGTTCTGTGTATGTCAACCATGGCCTTATCTATCTCTGCTCAAACTCTACTAAAAGTTCAATGTTTCTGACGGCCTTGGCTATCTTTCGAACCTTTTCAACATTGATCTTTTGGTTGCTGCTGCTTCTGCCTGCCACCACGGCCTTGGTCAGCTTGTTGCCGTCTGGAAGGTAGAACTGGTTTACCGAGAGCACTCTTGCAGGGTAGAACAGGCTCTCTACAAGCCCGCGCTCTGACGCCTCTGACTCGACGTAGTGCACCTTGTGCCCGAATTCTTTTTCTATCCTTTCTGCAAGCGACGGGTTGGCCCTGACCGACATCACGTCCTGCCCTCTCAGGACAAGGACATAATCATCGTCCACTCTTGCGCCTCTGGCCAGCGTGAACCTGTCGATGTCCTGATTCTTGTTGGCCACCCTTGTTAATGTTACCGCAGCGTCTACATCGTCCTGTGTAATGCTGCCTGCATGCAACTTTTCATCGCATCTGGCGCACAGGACGCCGCTTTTTGCGTCAAAGGGGCAGATAGGAGTCTTCAATGAGGCGGAACTTGCATAATGGCAAGCGCCGGTTATATAACCGCTCGGGGCGCAATGCACCCTTTTGGCAGTCATTGAGATACTGAAAAGTCAAGGGTACAAGGATGAATATCTGCTCGATTAAATATTATGAAGATGTTTGGGCATATTTCTGAGAATTATTGATTCCAAATAAACGATTCTCAAAATACTAAAAACGTTATTAGGATGGGATTGTAATTATTGATTGCCATATGTCATATCAAAAGATCCATCACGATGTTATGAGTCTCGACCCAAAAATCAGGCTAGTCACGATTTGTGACATGGACGGCAAGATCCTATTCTCTGACCATAGGTCAGGTGTACAAAATCTTCTTACGCCAGAAGAGAGCAGAAAATCACTCGATCTGGCTATCAAAGCATGGAAAACGCGCAGCGAGCTTGCACCAAAAATAGGAAAGGGAAAGTACGTATTGGCAGAATACGAAAAAATCAAGCGCATCACAATGCCGCTTGACGATAATCATCTGCTGTACGTGACTACAGAGGTTGATGCCGATCATTCAAAAATAATCGACTCGATAAGCAAGCTCAGAAAGTAGTAAGCGATCTGTTATATTTTTCCAGCTTCAATACCCTCTTATACCGTGTGAGGCGCTTTTACGCTATATGCCCTCTACTGCCGGGGACTCGAACAAGAAACTTGCCGTCAGGGGCCTTTCCGCATACTACCTGACAGAGAGGGGCCCGGTCAAGGCAGTCGACGCAGTCAACTTTGCGCTTTCAGAGAGCGAGTCGCTTGGCATAGTGGGCGAGTCTGCGTGCGGCAAGAGCACGCTTGGGTCCGCGCTCATGCGCTCTATGCAGCCTCCCGGCAAGATTGTAGGGGGAGCAATCGTCCTTGGCGGTGACGATATCGTCAAGATGTCAGACCGCGAATTTGGGAAAAAGGTCCGCTGGAAGAAAATAGCCATGGTTTTCCAGGGTGCCATGAACGCGCTTGACCCCGTCTACACCGTGGGCAGCCAGCTCAAAGAGATTCTGGAAGAGCACGGCTTTGAGGGAGATGTTGACGCCAAGGTTTTAGAGTCGCTAAAGCAGGTGGGTCTGGCGCCCGCAGTTGCATCGCGCTATCCACATGAGCTGTCCGGCGGCATGAAGCAGCGCGTGGTGATTGCGATGGCGCTTTTGCTAGAGCCTGACCTGCTGATTGCAGACGAGCCGACCACCGCGCTTGACGTGCTTGTGCAGTCGCAGATCATTGCGCTATTGAAAAAGCTGCACAGGGAAAAAGGGGTCACGGTGATCCTTATCAGCCACGACCTTGCCCTCGTGTCGCAAGTTGCAGACAAGATAGGGATAATGTACGCCGGCCAGCTGGTCGAGATCGGCTCGACGCAAGACATTTACAAAAACCCCAAGCACCCGTACACTCAGGCGCTGATAGCTGCGGTGCCAAGACTGCATTCGGGCGAGAAAAAGATCCGCTTTATACCCGGCAGCCCGCCCAGCCTGCTTGACCCGCCGGCCGGCTGCAGGTTCTACCCCCGCTGCCCGCACGCAATGGAGGTGTGCAAGCAGGACCCTCCAGAGTTTGAGACAGACACCGGCTATGTCAGATGCTGGCTCTACGACCCAACCTTAAAAAGTATGTCGCACTGAGAGCAGGTGCCCCGCTGTGTCAATCCTGTCATACTTTCCGCTAGGCCAGATGCGCGAAAAGCAGCGCTCCGTGCTTCTGGAGATAGAGTCAGCCCTAAAGTCCGGATACAAGAACATCTTTCTTGAGGCGCCCACCGGCTTTGGCAAGACGCCGGTGGCGATCACGATCGCAAGGTACCTCGGAAGCTCGCACATATGCACCGCTACAAAGGACCTCCAGGCCCAGTACAAGCGCGACTTTCCGTTCATCTTTGAGGTAAAGGGGCGTGCCAATTTCCCGTGCATCGTCAAGGAGGACATGGGCCTTGCAGAGAACTGCGACTATGGCCCCTGTGTACAGGACGACTCGTACGACTGTGCGTACAAGACGCGGCTTTTGGACTACAAGGTCGCCGGGGAGGGGACGGCCGGCGAGCAGGTCAGGCTGGACCCGCTCGCCGAAAAGACGTACATTGACAAGCTGAAAAAGCAGTCCAAGATTGTGGAACTCGAATGGCGGCCGTGCCACTACTTCCACCAGCGGTGGATTGGCGCAAAGGCAAGCCACACAGTCTACAACTACCGCTACTTTCTGTCCGACATTTTCTACACCGGGACCACGCAAAAGCGCAAGCTCTTGGTGATGGACGAGGCGCACCAGATAGAGTCTGAGGTAGGCGACTTTCGCAGTTTCACCATCCACAAGAACGCGCTGCGCTTCCTCCCCCGGGTGCAGATGCCGGAGAAAAACGTCGAGGACGTCGAGCCGTGGATGGAGTTCTGCTCGTCCCTTAAGGACAAGATGCTAAAATTCATCGAACAGGCGACAGACGCCATCGAGCGGGGCAAGGTCGCCGAGCCGTACACCGAGCGCAACCTGATAGAAGCGATATCAAAGGAGAAGAACCTTGAAGCGCTGCTGTTCGACATGCGCTCAAACAAAAAGAACTGGATAGTGTCAAGCATCCAGCGCGACGCGCAGAACCAGCTGACGCGTGCCACGCTGACCCCACTTGAAACCTCCGGCTACTTTGGCGACATACTCGACAAGGGGACGATAAACCTGTTCATGAGCGCGACCATACTCTCAAAAGACTATTTGTGCAAGGTCTCCGGGCTAAAGCCGGATCATGTCAAGTTCGTCCAGGTACGCGACTCGGACTTTCCAGTGAAAAACAGGCCGATACACCTGATGAACGTGGCGTGGCTCAACGCCCGGTCGATGCAGGAAAGCATGCCCAAAATCGCCAAGGCTGTAGACAACATCATGACGATACACAAGAACGAAAAGGGCATAATCCACACGACGTCGTATTCGCAGCTGCAGTACATCCGCGACAACATCAGTCGGGAAAACGCGTCGCGCCTGATAGAGACAGGCTCTGCCCTTGGCAGGGAGGAAGTGCTTGAAAAGCACTACAAGAGCACTAGGCCGACCGTGCTCATATCGCCTTCGCTGCATCTAGGAGTCGACTTGAAGGACGACCTGTCGCGGTTTCAGGTGATAACAAAGGTCCCCTACCCTGACCTGACAGACAGGAAGGTCTCTGCGATGAAGGACCGCGACCAGCGCTGGTACACGTGGTACACGGTGCTCCGACTGGCGCAGTCGTACGGCCGGTCGATAAGGAGCGCCGACGACTTTGCCACGACGTACATCCTCGATTCCAGCATCACGTTCCTGCTAAAGAACGCGCAGGACATGGTGCCAAAGTGGTTTATGGAAGCTGTAAAGAACGCCTAGAACGTTTTTATGTTGTAGCGGCTCAAAAATAGCGGTTTGTCCGGCGACAGGGCCGCTCCGTCGAGCCAGCAGGCAGCAGCGCCTACGATATTTGGCATAAACGCCAGCGTAGCAGTAACCCTTGTCCTGATCTCGCCGATAATATTCACGCTCGTCCTTGACCCTGACTCGTTCAACCTCTCGTGGAACGAGGGCAGGGGAGGGTTCATCTTTGCAATGGCCTTTATCGCGGCCGAGCTTGTCGGCGTCAGGCAGCCGGTAAGCAATAAAAAATTTCTGGTAGTGGCCGGACTTGCCGCAATAACGATAGGCTATTTTGCAGCCCTTCCATACGGCCTGGATGATTCCATCCACGAAGCAGGCATTGCGTACAAGGTCTCGCTGATAAACAGCTGGGACTGGATGTGGGACTTTGTCGTGATGGCGCTCTTTGTCGGCGCTTCCCTTGCCGTGTTGTTTGGAAAGAGGTGGTACAAGATAGCGCCAGCGGGGGCGATATACCTTGCAGGAAGCGCAGTCATACTGTCGCTTGACGCGTTCTTTCCCTACGACACGCTTGGGCCGCTCCAGGTAATCGTGCCAGTTTACCTGCAAATAGACCAGGCAGTCATCAGGTTCATAGACACGAACATCATGGATATAGGCAAGGGAGTCGTCGCAACTGCGCATGACAACCTGCTTGTGCTAAACGGATTGCACGGGCCCTTTGCGCTAAAGGTGTTCTGGCCTTCGGCAGGCGTCCACAGCATGATAATCTATACGCTCGTGATGCTTGCGTTCCTGCTCAAGATGGAGATACCGCTAAAGCGCAAGCTCATCTACTTTGCGATAGGGACGTTTGGCACCGTCGCCGTGAACATTGTCCGCATAATATCGCTGACGATGTACGCGCTCATCGTGACCGTAAACCCAAAGGAATGGGAGGCGTTCCACTCTGTCGCCGGCGAGATAATGTTCCTGCCGTGGCTTGGCATCTACCTTGGAATCGTGATGTACACGGAGGGCAGGCGAATGCGCAGGATGCAGCAGGCAAGCAGCACTACTACTCCCCCTGCCTCGCCGTAAAATAGTCAAACAGCGTGTTCTGGCCAGAGCTGTCCTGAAAATCTGATATCCTCACGCCCAGCCTGCGCACGCTCCTCTTTTTCTCGCCCATTGCTTCGTCCAGCAGCGATCTTGCTGTAGAATGCAAGAGCTCAAAACTTGACGCGTGGGCCTTGAGCCCCCTTGACCTTGTGACGTTTTCAAGGTCATCGAGGACAAGGATTATCCCGACCGAACCAAACGCCACCTTTTTTTCAGTCGCGCTTTCATAGACGTCCCTGCATATCTCTTCAAGGTCGGCGTACATCTCTTCTGCGCTCTGCGCGTCCTTTTTCAGCGTGACGATGCGCATAATCTGCTGCCTGCGCTCGCCCTCCGCTGATTCCATGACGGGCTCGTCGTCGATTCCCTTTGCGGCATTGTGGATGTAGGTTGCAGTTTTCTTGCCAAACTCTTTTATCAGCCTGAAAAGGTCAAACGACGCAAGGTCGCCGGCAGTCTTTACTCCAAGCTCGGCAAGCCTGTCGCGCGTCTTGGGGCCAATCCCCGGTATTTTATCAACATCAAGCGCAGAGACAAACTGCAAGGCGTTTTCCGGCCGGACTACTGTCAGGCCGTCCGGCTTGTTGTAGTCGGATGCTATCTTGGCAAGCATCTTGTTCGGCGCAACGCCTACGGAGCATGTAAGTTTCGTGCGCTCTTGTACACGCTGCTTTACCGTGCGCGCAAGCGCTTCAGCGGCGTCAAACCTGCCATTGGCTCGCCCTGACACGTCGATAAAGCATTCGTCAATTCCTACATGCTCAAAAACATCAGCGTGCTCTTTAATCGCGGACATCGCGTTTTCAGATACCTGCCTGTAATAGCTTGCGTCAAGCGGCAGGAACAACGCATCGTCCACTCCTGCAAGTTTTGCCTTTGCGACTCTGATCGGGATGCCTGATTTTACTCCGTATTTTCTTGCGACATAGTTGGCGGTGCTCACCACGCCGCTGTCCTCGGTTCTGCCGGAAAAGACGCACACCAGCACCGGTCTTTGCCTTATCTCCGGCCTGCGGACCTCTTCACACTGGGCGAAAAAATAGTCAAAGTCGATGTGCATGACAACCCTATGCGGAGGCGCCAACAATGGCTGGTATTAGCGCGTCTGCGTAATTAACTGCTACTGGCCGTTCAGGACAGACACTCCGGGCATCTCGTCCCCTGCAAGGTAGCGCAGGGTCGCGCCGCCTCCGGTGGAGACGTGGCTCACCTCGTTTTCGGCGACACCGGATTTCTTCATGGCCTCGAGCGTGTCGCCTCCGCCAATGAGCGTCTTGGCGCCCCGCCAGTAGGCAAGCGCCATGCTCTTGGCAATGTTGACCGTGCCGTTTGCGAACGCCCTGACCTCGAACATGCCCATCGGGCCGTTCCAGAATATCATGCCTGCGCCGTTTGTGCCGCTCACTTCTGTGGAATAGCGCTCTATCGTCTCATTGCCAATGTCAAAGCCGGCCATGCCGTCGGGTATGTCGCCCTTGACCATGGTTATCGACGTGTCGGCCGGCGACATGGCCGCAACGTGGTCAGTGGGGAGCATTATCTTGTCGCCGTAGGACGCAAGGGCCTTTGACACCCACGGCAGGTGCTCGTTGTCGATGAGCGATTTTCCTGTCTTGAAGCCTTTTGCCTTCAGGAAAGTGTACGCCGCCGCCCCGCCGATTATCACCTTGTCCGACTTTAGGAGCAGGTGCTCCAGCGCTCCGATCTTGTCCTTTATCTTGACGCCTCCAACAACCACCTTGAATGGCCTTATCGGGTTGTCCTTCATCATCGACAGGTACTCGACTTCCTTTCTCAGGTTAAAGCCTGCAAGCCGCGCGTCGACGAGCGTGGCCATGCCGTAGGTGGAGGCGTGCTTTCTGTGCGACGTGCTGAATGCGTCGTTTATATAGATGTCTGCAAGGCTTGCCAGTTTCTTGCAGAATTCCGAGTCGTTGGTTTCTTCTTCCTTGTAAAAGCGCAGGTTCTCAAGGAGCAGTATGTCACCGTTGTTCATCTGGCTGATCTCGTTTTCAACTGCCTGGCCGACGCAGTCGTGTGCAAACCTGACCTTCATGCTGGACCTGCTGCCGACTATCTCTGACAGGCGCTTTGCCACCGGCGCAAGCGTGTAGTCAATGTCGCGGCCGTCGGGCCTGCCAAGGTGCGACGCAAGTATGACCTTTGCACCCCTCTTTGTGAGGTATTCTATCGTGGGTATCGTCATGCGGATGCGATAGTCCTCGCCCACGGTCCCATTGCTCACGCTGACGTTAAAATCGACCCTGACAAACACCCGTTTTCCGCTAAACTTCTTGTCGTCGAGATCGGTAAGGGTTCTGAGCGCCAATTGATGGGACAGCTAAAAGACAGGAGATTATTTACTTTTCCGAAAGAGACGCTAGAGTGAAAATCCTCAAAACACTTAATAAAATAATGGCGCCGCAAACCAAGCGTGAGTTTTGTTCCAAAAAGGGTTCTTGGCAAGTTCATGCACGTCACAGACCAGCCGCTAAAGAGGCCGGGCGGAAAATCACTGGTATATTTCATGGGCGCGGGCTTTTGCCCGTTCTGCGCAGCAGAACGCTGGGCCATAGTCAAGGCGCTGGAGCGCTTTGGGAAATGGGATGGAATAGCGGAGGACAAGAGTGCCGGCCACGACGAGAAATACCTCAACGTCCCGACGTTCAATCTGGCACGCGCAAAATACGAAAGCGACACGGTCGAGTTTGCCGGAAAGGAGACTGCCGACCGCAACTTTGAGCCGCTGCAAGAGCTTGACGACAAGGACTATGAGATTCTGGACATGTACAACCCTGACCAGATGATCCCGTTCCTGCTGATAGATGGCCAGTACATGCAAGTCGGCGCAGGCTATAGCCCTGAACTTATCCAGAACATGACCCACGACAAGGTCAGAGCAGAACTTGGCAACCCCAACTCTGCAATCGGCAAGGCAATCAACGCAGAGATTGACAACATTACTGCACTAATATGCAAGGCAACAGGCGGAAAGGGAAGCGCCTGCAACTCTGACAGCGTCAAGGCGCTGACTGCAAAATTATAAGAAGAGAAAAAGAGGGGAGGAGGAGTGTTTTTTATTCCTCTATCTTTGCGACCTGCGGCTTTAGCGCAGTGACACGCGTATAGGTCGGGCACCCGAGCTTGCTTGACGCAACCTTGAAGCCTTCCTTTGCCAGCGGGAGGTTTGCCGCAGTGACGTATGCCTCGAATATGACCTGATCCGGCTTGACTCTGGCCGCAAGGCCTGTTGCCTTGCCAAACGCGCGGCGCATTCCCTCCTGGAGACGGTCTGCGCCTGCCGTTGCGATCATCTTGTTCTCCCTGAGTATGACGTGGGGATAGACCCTCAGCATCGAGAAAAAGCTCATCTCACCTGCCGTTGCCATCCTCTTGTTTGCAGCCAGCCTGGCTGCCTCTAGGGCGTTGTGCCTGATCTGGATCTTTTCCGTGACGACGAGTTCCAGCTTGTAATCATAATCCTGGCTTGCCTGGCCGGATGCAAACCTTGCTATCTTGATCTGTGGCTTGCCAGCGATGTATTCGCGCCTTACATAAGGCATCCCGCGCGTCTCACGATAATTTACTCCCTTCATATCTCTATGCACTAAATTTGAATGCTTAAATGTGGAAGTCTGCTGTGATTTAATCGTTATGTCCTCTTCCCCTCCTACCTCTCCTGCACCGTTCCCGGAAAGGCAGCAGCAGACGGCATCGGCAGAGGAGGCGCAGCCTGCGGTGGTGGAGGCAAGGCTTGCCGGCGGGGGCAAGGTGCTGATAGACGAAACAAGGTCGCAGGACGAGCTTCGCACCCGAGGCTTTGGCGAGCGTGAAGGGCAGGAATACGTGCTAAAGCCGTACGAGGCGCTGTACCTCTTGCAGGCAAAGCGACTTGTGTTCGCCAGCAAAAAAGACGTCACTTTTGATTCACTCTTTGAACATTTGCTAAAGCACGACCGGAACATCATGACCAAGTTCCTCGTCTACCGCGACCTTAGGAGCCGGGGCTACGTCGCAAAAGAGGGCTTTGGCTTTGGCGATGATTTCCGCGTCTATGAAAGAGGCGAGTATGAAAAAAAGCCTGCCAAGTACGTGGTCTTTGGGATAAACGAAGGCGCAAACGTGACTGCAAGGAGCTTTGCGAGCGCCATCGAGCAGATTGAAAAGATGGGCAAGGAGGCGGTGGTGGCAGTTATTGAAAGGCGCGGCGAGGTAATCTACTACAAGGCATCCAAGATGCGCTTCTCGCAGAACAAGCACGACACTTTTCTAGTCCGGTGATGATGGCGGCGGCAACCCCCGACGAGCCAAAGTTCAAGGAGGTGTATTGCGCCGACTGCAAGATGGTCCTTGCAAGGTACTCTGTCAAGTATTTCACGGACGCAGACATCAACGAGCTTGTGCACGTCCACTACTCGGCGCACATCAAGGAAGGACACGCCATCGAGATCCGCATGTCCGTGTAAACGATTTATAGCCCTGCAGGCTTCTCTTGCCCATGCAACGTAACCTCTGCGAGAGGGTTATCAAGCTAGACAAGAACATACGCTTTGCAGGTATCGTCAACGCAAACGGCGAGGTCATCGAGGGCGGCTTCCAGCAGGGGATACAGCCGCTCCTGAACGGCCCTGCCGAGCAGCAGATGTACATACAGTCGCTCTCCAACGTCGTGACGCTCAAGCAGTACGCGGACAGGCTCGGCGCCTTCCGCTACAGCATAACAGAACACGACAAGGTCACGCTTCTCACCTTCCCGCTAGGCGACGGCATCCTGTGCGTCTCTGCCTCCTCGAAGGCAGACTCGGCAAAGATCAGGAACAAGGTATCGGCCCTCCTGAAGGAAAAACCAAGGCACAGCAAGAAGGTTTAATAGTGTAATGGCTAAAAGGTTAAATGCATGGTAGCCTCCTCCGAGGCAAGGTTGGCCAAGCGCTTTTGCGAGCACTGCTTTTACCGCGGCGATGAATCCGAGTTTCTCGCAGCAGCCGACTTTTGCATCGAGTGCATGAGCGTGCACGCGCACTGCCCCAAGTGCAAGTCCAGCTTCCACAGCGTCCACGTGGTCGAATAGTAATAATAATGATAAAAGATTTTTACACGGTTCTTTCCTTTGGTTAGCGTTGCAGGGTGATGACGAAGTGTACAGTCCCCCTATTATCTGCCTGCGTCGGCAGAAAAATGAAGAGAATTTACCGGACTGCCGAGCCTTGCAGCATCGTAGTACAGTTTAGAATCATCTAATAGATTTAGTATTGCTAAAATTCTTTCAGAACGACATTTATCTTATAGACGTATTTTTTACCTCATGAATATTGCCGATTCTGAGGTCTCGCAGGTAATTATAGCTCGAACATGCGGCTGCAAAGAACTTGGAAGAAAGGTCACGTACAATTTCGCAGATCCTTATCATGCCCTGTGCCTTGACAAGAAGGACATCATACTTGCGCAGCTACAAGCCTGCGAAATTCTGCTAAAATATGCTGGCGACGATCCCGACAGAAAGGTCGTAGAAAAGGAAATTGCCGAACTGCGCATGGCAATGGACCTCCTGACCTGAGCCGCAGGAGGATGATGGCGCAATTGTAACGTCGCAACAATTCCGAGAATATGAAAAGAAGATCCGCAAGGCCAGCTTTGTGTTATGCCCGTCGTGCTACTGGTGCGCGACATACTTCCTTGCCGATGACATGTTTCCGAAATGCCCTTCGTGCGGCAGCGTCGTTATTGACTCTATTCCGATTTCAGAAAGCGAATTTTACGATGTAAACGTGGCCGGGAACGGCAACGTGGAGTTGAGGTTCAGAAGGGGCGCCTGACGCTGCAAGTTCCACCTGTCGGAAAAGGGCTTTAACATTTTTAATTCACCAGCCCGTAGCCGTTTCTGTAGTGAAATACGACCAGCTGTGCGCCGAGCTTGCAGGTCTTGAAGAGAGCATAGTGGCGACCTTTGTGCTTTCAGACAAGGTCGCAGGAATGCACGTCAAGATGAACGTGCCAAAAATAAAGGAGGAAGACGCCCAGCTGCTTGCAGATCAGACTGCCACCGTGATAGGCATAACGCGCACAAACGAAAGGTTGTTTGGCAAGGTGGGCTTTTTGCTGGTGCACCACGAATTCGTGGACGGGATATTCTTCCCCGTGGACGACGACATAACGGTGCTGATTGGCCTCGTGCAGCCATATGATCAGGCCAAGGTTGTCGAAAAGGTGTGCAAAAAGATAGGCTCTGCCTTTCCACAGTGAAATTGTATTGCGCAAATCTCAAGATCTTCAAAACTGTGATGATGATGTGTTGGCGCATGTCAATACACGTGCTTAAAGCTAAATTGCGGAATTGCATTCTGCCTTTTGTGAAAAGGTGTCCCAAACACGGCAGAGGCAAGTACAGCAAGCAGTTTGATACCTATTACTGCTCCGAGTGCGACAGGTGGCTTGAGAAGAAATGTCCCACTCCCAAACTATGCCTGCTCTGTGCCAACAGGCCGCGCAAACCAAGTCTGGTCCAACGATAGCCACGCGCCTGTAGGACCTCTGCACGAGCCCTTTGCATCGGAATTGTTCTCATGTCTGGCCTTGCGGGATAGGCAAATATTCGGCTATTGTAGAAGTCAAATTGCGGGGTAGGCCTCGAGCACGCCTTTATACTCCAAATCCATGCGTAGACGTGCACACCAATTGTTTAACTACGGTCTACTCCGCGTCTTGTGTCGCGCCGATCCCAGCGACTGTGCTGCTATTCTGGACAGCCTGAAAAAAGCCGCAAGCATGATGAATGCGCTCAATGGCAAAGTTAGGTCGGGCCAGCGATCACATGCAGCAGATGTATTATTTGCTAGAACCAAGCTGGATAAAGATCCAGCAGGGTTGCCGATCTACTCTATCATTCTGTTCTAGCCTTGTGACTCGCCGCCGCTTTTGTGGTCCTGAAGGTTTGGTTTTTCTTCCTCACTAACTTGCGGGGCAACATCCTTTGGTTTTTCCTCCGTGGCTGGTGATGGCGATGACGATTGCGATGGCGCCTGTTGTTGTCCCTCGCTTACGATCTCTGCCGTGGCAAACCTCGCACCGACGTTGGTGATTCTTACCTTGGCCTTCTGTCCTACTTTTCCGCCCTTGACAAAGATCACAAACCCCTGAATCCTGGCAATCCCGTCTCCCTGCCTGCTGATCTCTGAGATTTGCACCTCGTATTCCTTGCCGGTCTCAACCGGTTTTGGGCCGCCGA
The sequence above is drawn from the Nitrososphaera viennensis EN76 genome and encodes:
- a CDS encoding phosphoglycerate kinase → MALRTLTDLDDKKFSGKRVFVRVDFNVSVSNGTVGEDYRIRMTIPTIEYLTKRGAKVILASHLGRPDGRDIDYTLAPVAKRLSEIVGSRSSMKVRFAHDCVGQAVENEISQMNNGDILLLENLRFYKEEETNDSEFCKKLASLADIYINDAFSTSHRKHASTYGMATLVDARLAGFNLRKEVEYLSMMKDNPIRPFKVVVGGVKIKDKIGALEHLLLKSDKVIIGGAAAYTFLKAKGFKTGKSLIDNEHLPWVSKALASYGDKIMLPTDHVAAMSPADTSITMVKGDIPDGMAGFDIGNETIERYSTEVSGTNGAGMIFWNGPMGMFEVRAFANGTVNIAKSMALAYWRGAKTLIGGGDTLEAMKKSGVAENEVSHVSTGGGATLRYLAGDEMPGVSVLNGQ
- the artG gene encoding thaumarchaeosortase, yielding MSGDRAAPSSQQAAAPTIFGINASVAVTLVLISPIIFTLVLDPDSFNLSWNEGRGGFIFAMAFIAAELVGVRQPVSNKKFLVVAGLAAITIGYFAALPYGLDDSIHEAGIAYKVSLINSWDWMWDFVVMALFVGASLAVLFGKRWYKIAPAGAIYLAGSAVILSLDAFFPYDTLGPLQVIVPVYLQIDQAVIRFIDTNIMDIGKGVVATAHDNLLVLNGLHGPFALKVFWPSAGVHSMIIYTLVMLAFLLKMEIPLKRKLIYFAIGTFGTVAVNIVRIISLTMYALIVTVNPKEWEAFHSVAGEIMFLPWLGIYLGIVMYTEGRRMRRMQQASSTTTPPASP
- a CDS encoding ABC transporter ATP-binding protein gives rise to the protein MPSTAGDSNKKLAVRGLSAYYLTERGPVKAVDAVNFALSESESLGIVGESACGKSTLGSALMRSMQPPGKIVGGAIVLGGDDIVKMSDREFGKKVRWKKIAMVFQGAMNALDPVYTVGSQLKEILEEHGFEGDVDAKVLESLKQVGLAPAVASRYPHELSGGMKQRVVIAMALLLEPDLLIADEPTTALDVLVQSQIIALLKKLHREKGVTVILISHDLALVSQVADKIGIMYAGQLVEIGSTQDIYKNPKHPYTQALIAAVPRLHSGEKKIRFIPGSPPSLLDPPAGCRFYPRCPHAMEVCKQDPPEFETDTGYVRCWLYDPTLKSMSH
- the aspS gene encoding aspartate--tRNA(Asn) ligase — protein: MVDIHRTHYARQLGEDLVGKQVRIGGWIEDVRDIGKLAFVTIRDVTGACQAIVTGDNVQAAVQAPRQSAVIIAGTVQKSKAKDFPVEVKVAEFAILTKAVHPLPIDPTGRVESAPDKRLDARALDLRNPKTAAIFHLRSAGLKVVRDTLRGEGFVEVNTPKIIGSASEGGANLFGFDYFKRKAYLAQSPQLYKEQLTLGLDRVFEIGPYFRAENSHTVRHLTEFTSIDVEAAFLDYEDVMDLVEKVVGNVIRDFNENHRVELAAAGVQEIPFGSNKKIDRLTYEQCLDELVKEGEKLSFGDDLSDAALRKLGEMHRGFYFIMDWPLKLKPFYIHEKEGNEKLSKSFDLQHGYLELVSGGRRLHDPERLRSRLVEQGLNPASFSEHLKAFDWGMPPHSGWGLGYDRLMMVLTGSQNVRDVVLYPRDTDRLTP
- the dinB gene encoding DNA polymerase IV, encoding MAPPHRVVMHIDFDYFFAQCEEVRRPEIRQRPVLVCVFSGRTEDSGVVSTANYVARKYGVKSGIPIRVAKAKLAGVDDALFLPLDASYYRQVSENAMSAIKEHADVFEHVGIDECFIDVSGRANGRFDAAEALARTVKQRVQERTKLTCSVGVAPNKMLAKIASDYNKPDGLTVVRPENALQFVSALDVDKIPGIGPKTRDRLAELGVKTAGDLASFDLFRLIKEFGKKTATYIHNAAKGIDDEPVMESAEGERRQQIMRIVTLKKDAQSAEEMYADLEEICRDVYESATEKKVAFGSVGIILVLDDLENVTRSRGLKAHASSFELLHSTARSLLDEAMGEKKRSVRRLGVRISDFQDSSGQNTLFDYFTARQGE
- a CDS encoding helicase C-terminal domain-containing protein, which encodes MSILSYFPLGQMREKQRSVLLEIESALKSGYKNIFLEAPTGFGKTPVAITIARYLGSSHICTATKDLQAQYKRDFPFIFEVKGRANFPCIVKEDMGLAENCDYGPCVQDDSYDCAYKTRLLDYKVAGEGTAGEQVRLDPLAEKTYIDKLKKQSKIVELEWRPCHYFHQRWIGAKASHTVYNYRYFLSDIFYTGTTQKRKLLVMDEAHQIESEVGDFRSFTIHKNALRFLPRVQMPEKNVEDVEPWMEFCSSLKDKMLKFIEQATDAIERGKVAEPYTERNLIEAISKEKNLEALLFDMRSNKKNWIVSSIQRDAQNQLTRATLTPLETSGYFGDILDKGTINLFMSATILSKDYLCKVSGLKPDHVKFVQVRDSDFPVKNRPIHLMNVAWLNARSMQESMPKIAKAVDNIMTIHKNEKGIIHTTSYSQLQYIRDNISRENASRLIETGSALGREEVLEKHYKSTRPTVLISPSLHLGVDLKDDLSRFQVITKVPYPDLTDRKVSAMKDRDQRWYTWYTVLRLAQSYGRSIRSADDFATTYILDSSITFLLKNAQDMVPKWFMEAVKNA